TGATAAAACCAGGAACAGGTGTCTGTTTAGTCTATTAAAGAGGAATCTGAACCAGATCCCTGTATTAAAACTGAATGTAAGCCACCCACAGCTGGGTTAAAAGTTCAGACGTAACATCCTGCGTGTAGGCGGGATCGTCTCATGACGGAAGTGTTGGACACAGGAGACCTGAGCTCAGTTTCCAGCTAAGCCGAGGCTGAGCGTGAAGGAGTAAAGTAAGGACAAGCGTTTCCTGCAAGCACTAGGCCGGATCCGGCCCACGGGGGATTCTCCCTGGCAGGTGCTAAGGGGTGGTAGAGACTGGTGGAAGGTCAAGCAGAGCATGCCCAGTACTTGCTCTGTGACCAACCCTCCAGGTAGCCAAGGAGCTCTCTGTCTTGTACAGGTTTTCTCTTCACTGTTGTCACAagttcttcttgcttttcagaaacCCGTTGGCCCAGAAGACATGGGAGCCACAGCAGTGTATGAACTGGACACGGAGAAGGAGAAAGATGCTCAGGCCATCTTTGAACGCAGCCAGAAAATCCAGGAGGTGAGTCAGACGTGCTCTGTAAGAGTTAATGCTCTGCAACAGGAGAACATGTGTTTTACTCATCCCCCTTCCACACACCAAGAAGAGTTTGAGTCTCTTTCTCCCTGGAAGCTGGAGAAGCCAAGAGCGTAACTCTTGTAAATAGGGGAACTTTCTGGCTTTATTGGCATCTTGGTATTAAGgaaggcaggggtgggaagggagtcTGGTGTCAGAGAGGTGAAAGCCGATCTGTGTCATGAAGCTTTCCTGACCCTTAAtcacctttctttttgctttcctaggAACTGAGAGGAAAGGAAGATGATAAAATTTACCGTGGTATTAACAACTACCAGAAGTATGTGAAGCCCAAGGACACATCAATGGGAAATGCCTCTTCAGGAATGGTCAGGTAGGTTGGGATGAGCCTCGGAGGACTGGGACCACAGAGGAGCTCAGGCACCCTCCCCAAAGGCACCTGTTCGGGGCTTGAACTTTGCTGTTGCTGCCAGCTTCTTTCTGTCTAACGAGTCCGGTGTCTGGTTCTGACCAGGCCCCCAGGGGCCTTCTCCACTGCAGCTGCGCAGCCGGCCTGAGCCTTCTCCCCCCCTTTCAGAAAAGGACCCATCCGTGCTCCGGAGCACTTGCGGGCCACGGTGCGGTGGGACTACCAGCCCGACATCTGCAAAGACTACAAAGAAACTGGGTTCTGCGGCTTTGGAGGTGAGTGGATTTTGCCTGCAGCTGAGCGCGTGCGGCACCGGATCTGCAAAGGGATCCAGTCCAGCTTGTGAGCCCGTGTTTGTGGCACCGAGATGTGCACTTCCTGATTTACAGGCACTTGTTTGCAGAGCTGGTGTGTGATGCTGTTGCAGAGTTGGTTTATGTAACGTTCTAGTCATTTGTGTTAGCCCTTCCGAAAGCTGATGGCCTCTAATCAGTGGCCGTAAGAGTCCTGGGAGGGACCCCTGGGATTTCCAGTGACCCACATTCCCACAGGTGTTCTGGCAGCTGAGGCCATGTGAGGGATGGGATTTCCTGTTCCTTATCCCGCTTCCCCTGTGTGTAAATGCTGGAACTGTCGCTGTGGCACACAGAGCGCAATCCTCAGGGCTTGTTGACCCTGAGAGGGGTCCTGCGCCTGCTCCAGGagcacaggcaggcagggaagcaaTCGGGTCTCACCTGCTGGGCAAAGCTCAGGCTGCCCCTGAATGAGGTGTCCAGGTAACAGCTAGGCTGTGCCGGGTAGAGtgttaattcttctttctttgtgctGCTCAGACAGCTGCAAATTCCTCCACGACCGCTCGGACTACAAACACGGCTGGCAGATTGAACGGGAACTGGATGAAGGCCGGTACGGAGTCAATGGTACGGCAccacccctctgctctccctctccctaAGCTAATGGTGGATGAGGCCACCAGGTCTGCCTCTTATCGTGCCCTAAAGTGAATGTGACTTAGGGATACTGGGTCGCTAAGAAGGAAATGGGTCCTTTGCTGTCTCAAACTGCACAGGCCATAAGTTGAATTAATATTAGAGAGAAAGGACTCTATTCCAAAGCTGCGGAACTCACTGCTGCAGGATAACCTCAGGGCCAGTAACAACTGCAGTGCTGAGCAAACCTGCTGCTCTCACATAACCACTGACTGCCACCAGAGCAGATTATTTCCACTGGCTCTCTCTAAAAGGATAGCACTGCTGTTGTATGGGTCCCAACTGGGGACATGTCACCATCTCCTGCCCCCCAGCTGCCCAGGAGGTGGGTTGTTTTCATGCTACATCACATCATTATTTCTTACTCAGTTTCCCAGGTGGCCCGAGGCTCATGAGTGTTGCTCATGAACCGCTGTGCAGCCATGGGGAAGAGGGTGTTCTGTGTTCAGTTGGAGCTGAAGAGTTTGGTGGCAGGTGgtttggaagaaaatataaaaaataggaGGGGGCTGGAGGATATGTCTCTTTATAGCAGCCAGTGGGCGAGgtagaaaataatttgttcttgTGAGATGAGCAACAGGCACGCTGGCTCATTAGATCTAATTATATCTCAGTCCCACATGTGTTACTGACATCAGCAACACCCAGATGCCAGAGCTCTATTGTTTCCAGCGAAGATTCAATCCCACCTGCTGTACTCTCTCCATACCTAATATTTCATGCCCCACGCATGGGCTGGTCGGgctgcctctgctcttcctccaGTCTGGTTAACTTTGTCTTGTGCAGATGAGGAAAACTATGAGGTTAGCAGCGATGAGGAGGATATGcctttcaaatgcttcatctgcAGAAGTTCCTTCAAGAACCCCGTGGTCACCAAGTAAGTGGGTGTTTTGGCGTGGGGAGCCAAGTGTCTGCTGTCAGTCGAGTCTACTAGTCATTCTGTGTCAAGCCAAATACAAACACTGCCCACAGGCTGGTGGGTGGAACCTGCTTGTTGTCTGCCATGGCTTTCTGGTGGGTGGGGAAATCCTCTGATAACCAGGGAGTCTTGTAACTGCGTCTGGAGCATCTTCTTGGAAGGGATCTCAAGCCTTTGTTGTCTAGGCATCTCTTAAATCTCCACAGATGGTGCCTGATTACATCATCTTTCCCCTCAACTTTGAGATTTTGTTTTCATGCCATCGTTGCTCCTGGACGCTGCATGGCACGCTGCATCGCGTGAGCAGAGCAAGAAGCATGGGGAAGCCAAGAGCTTGCCAAGGCTGAggagcaggctgggggcagcGTGGACAGGACGCGCTGCCGGCCCTCTCCCACACTGCTGGCTGTCTTCCTGGGAACCTGGCGGCTCTGTGCCATCGCATCAGTGAAGCACTGATGAAACCCCTTCCATGGGGACAATGCAGAGGAAGCTCTGCACGTAGCTGACTTTTGTATCCCCCCAGTAGTCGGTAATTTCTAACTCGTGGGCACAGCAATTGTTTCTGGTGACATGCAGCAGCATCTGTGTCTCCATACAGGTGTAGGCACTACTTCTGTGAGAGCTGTGCCCTCCAACACTACCGCAAATCCCAGCGCTGCTACGTCTGTGACAAGCAAACCAATGGCGTCTTCAACCCAGCAAAAGGTAGTGGGCCCCCGTGGGAGAGGGGGCTTTCAGAGGGAGCATCTGGAGCAGCAAAGGCACCAGCTCCTGAAGTGTCTTCTTGGTGTTTGGCTGGAGCTCATAGCTcctggctgccagcagagctTCCTTTAGTGCCGGGAGACACTAAATCATGGCCTGGGTGGCTGCGTAGGTGCAAAATGGGGTTGCCCCGTAGGTTGCCCAGATGGGGAACTCGGGGAGTGTGGCTCCCGGTGGGGGGATGTGCTGCAGGAGCGGAGGTAGCAGCTGGTCTGATGGTCAGTAATGCACTGATGGATTCTCTGACTGTAACATCTGTTGCCCTGGACTCAGCAAACAGTGGTAATTCCTTGCTGAGCCTTTGTGTGGGCAAATGCAGCCGCCCTGGTTCTTGTGGAGATGGGCATCTGCAGGACCTGGGCACCTGGTTTTGGTGTgggacagcccctgcccctgGAGTCTCATCCTGCCTATTCCTGTTTTTCAGAACTCATGGCAAAATTGGAAAAACacaaaggggaggaagaagaggaggaagagcagcagcattcAGACCATGGAGAGGATCCACAATAGCAGAGCACCCTGTTTTGTATGTAGCTGAATAAAGTTttcataggaggaaaaaaaaaaaagctcccagCAGTTGCCTTGGGGCCAGCAGCTGTACCCAGCTTGCGTATCCAACCAGGAGCTACTAAAACAGTGTCCCCACCGTGCCAGACTCCCTGCTTGCTGCTCTAAGGCATAAGACAGAACAGGTAAGGTCAGACTCGAGAGTCGTGGCCGAGTATGGCTGTCTACCACCATGCTGCCAGCAGGACCCCAGCAGTTGCCCCCGAGTGCAGCAGTGCACTGGGGAAGGAGGTGTTAAAGGCTGTGCGTTCAGTTACttcataacttctttttttgACCAAGGTGTTGCTGTTCACTCCTAACTTTGCACGGATGTTGCTTGCTTGGGGTTGCTGTGTAAGCATAAAACTATCTCTAAGTTAATTTAAGTCCATAATTGTTAAGCATTAAGTGAGCCGAAAGCATGGAACGGGATGAGAAATATTAGCTTGCGATAAGTTCATCCTTCACCCTAAAAATGCAAGCTcaggggaaggcaggctggaGTGCTGCAGTTATTTGTGATTTATTATAGCTCAGTGTTTTCCCTCATGTCCTTTCTGCCTGCCTCTTGGTTCCTAGGAGGATTCAAGAGAGGCTTACAATGGCAGTGGGAACACCTCTGTCGAAACATCCCTCTTCTGTGAGGAAACCCATCTCCTCCAAACCATCCCTAACTCGGTCCCAAAGGTTTTATGCTGAGTGTTACCgtgtttttttcttgctgtaagtACCAGTGACCTAGTCTGTGCTCAGGCTTGTGGGAGAGGGATAAGGATTTTTGCAAGCTGCAGGCTTCATAACAAGATAGGAAATTAAGATCTACTTACTATAATACAATTAAAGCGGGAGCCAAACCTGGTCCTAGAGAGGAAGCAGAAGTGGGCTCGTCCTTTCTGGTAGAGCCTGCCCTTACAAAcgcccctgctctggcagaatGAGTGCGTTCTACTGAAGCTTTCAGAAGAGAGCAAGAGCGGTTGTTTGCAGCTTCTTGCTTTAgtttaaagaaatacagttttgaaaCACGAAGGCAGTTGCAATTAACAGTGCTGCAAGCTCCCGGGTGAGCTGTACACCAGCAGCTGCCTTCAGCTGGGTACGTTCTAATGGCACCCAGCTGGGGCGCAAGCAGCAGCCTTTGAAgtaaggaaaggagaagagagtaAGCATGCACAGCCAGCCTGTGTCATCACTTGTGATCCATTCCATCATCTTGCAGCAACagcagacttaaaaaaaacaacttcagaaatattttatttgttttggcaaAAAACTAGAGTAACAAACTTTATCTGGGTTCAAGTACAGTTTATAAACACAAGAAGGACCTGTTGCCAGCACCGCTACTCCCATCAACCACACCTACAGGACTGGATTCTCAGTGCTTCGTTACAGAGTAGAAAGACATCCAGCACCCATGGTCCTTGGAAGGGTCAAACTAAAAGCCTTAAATACACCTCCAAAAAACAAATACCATGGACTGGGGGAGAGCTGCCACGGCAGCAGGGCAGAGTCACACAGCCGTGAATCAAGGGGAGCCACGTGAGAAGCAAGCTTTTACCTGTCAGTCAGACAGGGAAGGCAGAACAGCAATGGTAATGGAAGGCTTAACATCAGTTCTGTACATGATGTTGAAGGAGGAGTTGTGAGCAAGAGGATTTAGCATGAAAATGgacttatttttcctctgtgccaGGGTAAGTCACGGAGAACAAGCTGGTATGAGTGTTATGTGCTGTGAAACCAGCCCAGCTAACGGGAGGCTCAACAAGATGTGCTGTAGGGATAAAAGAGCTGGTACGTTGTACGGGCGTACACACTCGCTTTGGTGACCCAGGCAGCCATGGGAGGAGATGCTGGAATGCCCTGTCTGACCTGGAGTTCAGAGTGCTCAGCCTCAAGTGAGAGGAGTCTCTTCAAAAGCTCTCTCCAGAACTGGAAGATAAGAATCCAGTGCTGCAGAGGAATTCCTGATGCAGCAGATGTGCCTGGAACAGAATCTGGTCATCTTCGATCTCCCATTTTCTATCACAAAGCAGTGACTAAATTTAAGAACATAATCCCTTTTTTCTCCACCCTCCAAACTCACCCTGTAACAGTACTCGGACTAGTTCTAAGAGAATGCCCAAAACTAAGAGCTGCCTGCCTCCCCTTAACTCTAAGGCACCCTTAAAAGAGAAAGAACCAAAGAGGGTAGGGACATGCAGCCTTCGACTGTGATACGAGGAAGCCAGTGATTTTTAGAAACACATAAATAGAGACTAAACAGACTCACTCAACCCATTCAAGTGATCTACCAGCACTCAGCTGTGAGAACTGGGGCTCTGGGCACTGCACCATCTGGAATACTCCACAGTTCCTTGGGGTTGATCCTTTTCCAGCTCAGGTCTGTCCCATTTGTTTCCAGGCTACTTCCTAAGTAAAGAGGCAGCTGAAGTTCCTTCCCAAGGACCTGTAAACTCTTCTATGTGTAACATTCATCACCTTTTATGAACAGGACCAATAAATTACAATGTCCAGAAAGCTGCTCCAGAACCAGGTGGAGTCCTTGTTTTTCTAGAATTCCCAGTCATCCACATCCAGCTGCTCCAGGTTTGACACCAGCCCAAAAATGCCACTGGGATCCTGGGGCCGCGTTCCTTCAAAACTGGTGATTGGGGTGACAGGGCGCAGAAGTTCAGGGAGTGCTTCAGAAGCACGGCGCTTGATctgcacagaaaggagagaagggggCTGCTGAAATGCTTCCCTGCAATCGCCCGTCACAGACAAGCAACAACAGTGCGTGGTTATGGGTAGAAAGTAAGAATACAGTATTATCCTCCCACCTGCACAGAGAGATATGCAGGGCTTTCGCACTGCGTGTCGTAACAAGGAAGTGCTTTGCATACAGTCTTGCCAGTAGCTCTTGGGTACCGTAGTGGTCCTGATACTCCCCTCAGGGAAACAGCCCCCCGACCCTCAGCTCAGAGCAAGCCAGACAAATCATCCCGGGGGCAGGAGAGCCTCTGCCTTTTCTCATGCCAGGGCTGGAGCTCGCCAACCTGCTGCACAGCTGGAAGCAATGCACAGGCCACCTCGGTTTGCTCTCAGTAAGGACGAGGTTAGGACTGCCTTGCCGCCGCGCTCCGTGGGTGAAAAGCTTCTGGCATACAGGACGGGCAGATTTATGTCCTCCTAGAAAAGCCAGTTCCCCTCCCAGAACAATGTGAGGATCACCAAGCTGCACTACAATTAAGACACCCAACTGACGTAATCCTTTCAGATCACAGAAAATTCAGCAACTCGACATTCCCACCCTCAGGTTCAGTGACACAGCAAGACAACAACTACAGAAAAGCCACTGTTCTTTATCTGCAGATTAAATGAGTTCCTTACCTGCTTGAAAAAGGGATGATTAAGCAGCGTGCCTGCACTTGGCCTGTAGAAGGGAGTTAGAATAAAGTAAGCACACAAGAAATTGCATCAATGTTTAAAGTCAGTCAGtggaacaaagaaaaaaccaGGGTCCTTCCTGCCTCAGCTATAGGATATCTGCCTTTTGTAACCGGTAGCACTGTTTATTATGTTCACGTGATGTTTTATGCAAGCGGTTCAGCCTTCTGTGCAAGTTACCTACTTGTACACCCCAACATTTGGTCAAGGTAAAGTTTCTGAACAGTGTGGTGTGCTAGGGAAGTTTGTCATGGCTAAAGATGACCTCACACTCCCTACAGAGGAAAATACAGTTCCTGATCACTTTCCATCGATATCCTCCGCTGGCTGAGCAGCAGACATTCGCAGTGATGGGAACTGGGTAAACAGGGCCTCACAGGGACCAGAAAGTCAAGCTGTTCAGTTTATTTTCCTGACATGTAGCACCACTCTACCCCCCAAAGAAGGCTGCAGAGTAATTCTTCTGGCTCTCTTATAGAAAGTGTCTAAAAGCGTTAACACCGCTCTTGGTTTACATACTTGGACTGCTCTTCTCAATGCACGCAGCACATTCTCACTCCACTCCACTTTTGGAAGGAAATTCAAATACCCTCTGCTGGCTCTCACGGTTTCATCAGCCCTAGAATAGCACAGGTCCACGAAGAGCAGCTTTCACCTGGCTTTACCTGAAATCGGGGTTCCGCTGGAGGCACTGCTCTACAAAGTTATGGAAGTAGGTGGAGAAGGTCCGAAGATAAGGGTGCAGGGCTGGCTCTCCGTTGGCCGCTCTCACATTGCTAATAGCCATGCTCTCGCCCATCCCATAGTTAGCACTTGAACGGGAGGTTTTCATAGTCAGCTCATCAGCAGGAATTGTGGTGGTGTCTAGCAGGCAGGGAACAGTTCCATTCAGTTTTTCCAAGAGCATCTGTAAGAGAAGGGGCATAAACaacatcacacacacaaaaagaccAGATGATTAATATTTCTCAGTGGATTTCTAACGTCCTCCGAATTTGGACGTGACCATTCTGACACCAGAGGTTCAATACAGAAGCACTGCAGTTCTATGAAAAAAGCTGCAATGAGATGGGAAATCAGGAAGGCACGGCACCCTCCTGTCTTCACAGCCCAGTGCAGCAAGGCAGTTCCCCGTGCCAGGAT
This sequence is a window from Rissa tridactyla isolate bRisTri1 chromosome 19, bRisTri1.patW.cur.20221130, whole genome shotgun sequence. Protein-coding genes within it:
- the LOC128919159 gene encoding E3 ubiquitin-protein ligase RNF113A-like isoform X1; the encoded protein is MAEEGSVCSFVFKKRGLAAGRGRRKRPSSDQEQESSGEEGSTVVRKERRRETPNPMIQKTRRCTKERPAYALSSSDDDDPSKEIGVTYKSTRSAKPVGPEDMGATAVYELDTEKEKDAQAIFERSQKIQEELRGKEDDKIYRGINNYQKYVKPKDTSMGNASSGMVRKGPIRAPEHLRATVRWDYQPDICKDYKETGFCGFGDSCKFLHDRSDYKHGWQIERELDEGRYGVNDEENYEVSSDEEDMPFKCFICRSSFKNPVVTKCRHYFCESCALQHYRKSQRCYVCDKQTNGVFNPAKELMAKLEKHKGEEEEEEEQQHSDHGEDPQ
- the LOC128919159 gene encoding uncharacterized protein DDB_G0280205-like isoform X2, which translates into the protein MPLQEWSGPQGPSPLQLRSRPEPSPPLSEKDPSVLRSTCGPRCGGTTSPTSAKTTKKLGSAALETAANSSTTARTTNTAGRLNGNWMKAGTESMMRKTMRLAAMRRICLSNASSAEVPSRTPWSPSVGTTSVRAVPSNTTANPSAATSVTSKPMASSTQQKNSWQNWKNTKGRKKRRKSSSIQTMERIHNSRAPCFQFHTVLSTADCQERHTGRWKPLKQKGTTKEMKAGGSDKQRYGAMTAGETLSNMCFPGGRPRRRSSAQAQGRLSRQAGV